One Blattabacterium cuenoti genomic window carries:
- the rplF gene encoding 50S ribosomal protein L6 has protein sequence MSRIGKKSISIPKNVYVKIIDHEIFVKGFLGSLSQKISKEFQFNLKENQLFIIRNNDSKKCKSLHGLYHVLVNNMIIGVSEGFHKKLELVGVGYRASYKEDILDLNLGYSHNIMMQIPKEIDIKIQSEKGKNFIIILKSYDKQLLGIMSAKIRSLREPEPYKGKGIRYFGEEVRRKAGKSA, from the coding sequence ATGTCTAGAATTGGAAAAAAATCTATTTCTATTCCTAAAAATGTGTATGTAAAAATTATTGATCATGAAATATTTGTTAAAGGTTTTTTAGGAAGTTTAAGTCAAAAAATTTCAAAAGAATTTCAATTTAATTTGAAAGAAAACCAGTTATTTATTATTAGAAATAATGATAGTAAAAAATGTAAATCTTTACATGGTCTATATCATGTGTTAGTCAACAATATGATTATAGGAGTTTCAGAAGGGTTTCATAAGAAATTAGAATTAGTAGGAGTTGGGTATAGAGCTTCTTACAAAGAAGATATTTTGGATTTAAATTTGGGTTACTCTCATAATATTATGATGCAAATTCCTAAAGAAATTGACATAAAAATTCAGTCTGAAAAAGGTAAGAATTTTATTATTATTTTGAAATCTTACGATAAACAATTATTAGGAATAATGTCTGCAAAAATTAGATCTTTAAGAGAGCCAGAACCTTATAAAGGAAAAGGAATAAGATATTTCGGAGAGGAAGTTCGAAGAAAAGCAGGAAAATCCGCTTAG
- the rpsH gene encoding 30S ribosomal protein S8, producing MYMDVIADFLTRIRNASFAKHNLLEVTSSKMKEEIIRVLLENGYILDYKIEKDKKRIKIALKYYKGKTPVIQKIIRISKPGLRKYCKYKDIPRVLNGLGTAIISTSSGIITDKQARKKKIGGEILCYVY from the coding sequence ATTTATATGGATGTAATTGCTGATTTTTTAACTAGAATTAGAAACGCTAGTTTTGCGAAACATAACCTACTTGAGGTAACATCTTCTAAAATGAAGGAAGAAATTATTCGTGTTTTACTAGAAAACGGATATATTTTGGATTATAAAATAGAAAAAGATAAAAAAAGAATTAAAATAGCTTTGAAGTATTATAAAGGAAAAACTCCTGTTATTCAAAAAATTATTAGAATCAGTAAACCAGGATTAAGAAAGTATTGTAAATATAAAGATATACCTAGAGTATTGAATGGGTTAGGGACTGCTATAATTTCCACTTCTAGTGGGATTATTACAGATAAACAGGCAAGAAAGAAAAAAATAGGAGGGGAAATACTATGTTACGTATATTGA
- the rpsN gene encoding 30S ribosomal protein S14, translating to MAKESVKARQRKREKMVLKYANKRKALKKAGNYELLQKLPKDASPVRLRNRCTITGRCRGYMRQFGVSRIVFRNLVSQGLIPGVKKASW from the coding sequence ATGGCTAAAGAATCTGTTAAAGCAAGACAAAGAAAAAGAGAAAAAATGGTATTAAAATACGCAAACAAAAGAAAAGCCTTAAAAAAGGCTGGAAATTATGAATTGTTGCAAAAGCTTCCTAAAGACGCCTCTCCTGTTCGTTTGAGAAATAGATGCACTATTACCGGTAGATGTAGAGGATATATGCGTCAATTCGGAGTATCTCGTATCGTGTTTAGAAATTTAGTCTCTCAAGGACTTATTCCTGGAGTTAAAAAAGCAAGTTGGTAA
- the rplE gene encoding 50S ribosomal protein L5: MIYRSRLQKFYIEKIVPSLMKKFRYSSIMEVPKLIKIVIHQGVGSSIFDKKIIDYSVNEITNITGQKAIFCYSKHDESGFKLRKGMPIGVKVTLRRTKMYEFLERLIVVSLPRVRDFNGVKESSFDNHGNYNMGIMEQMIYPEINIDKIKKNMGMNITFVTSAKKNEEAKSLLSLFGIPFKKK; this comes from the coding sequence ATGATTTATCGATCTAGATTACAAAAATTTTATATAGAAAAAATAGTTCCCAGTTTGATGAAAAAATTTAGATATAGTTCTATTATGGAAGTGCCTAAATTAATAAAAATAGTGATCCATCAAGGAGTCGGGTCGTCTATTTTTGATAAAAAAATAATAGATTATTCAGTAAATGAAATAACAAATATTACAGGGCAAAAAGCTATTTTTTGTTATTCTAAACATGATGAATCAGGATTTAAACTTAGAAAAGGAATGCCTATAGGGGTAAAAGTGACTTTAAGAAGAACAAAAATGTACGAGTTTTTGGAAAGACTTATTGTTGTTTCTTTACCCAGAGTAAGAGATTTTAATGGAGTAAAAGAAAGTAGTTTTGATAATCATGGAAATTATAATATGGGAATAATGGAACAAATGATTTATCCAGAAATAAATATTGATAAAATCAAAAAAAATATGGGAATGAATATTACATTTGTAACTTCTGCAAAAAAAAATGAAGAAGCCAAAAGTCTTTTATCTTTATTTGGAATCCCTTTTAAAAAAAAATAA
- the rplX gene encoding 50S ribosomal protein L24, producing the protein MKKIKKEDKVLILSGNHRGMEGVILKVFSKKNKAIIRGINMVKRHTKPTPKKPKGGILEKEAPIHLSNLKKIKIEK; encoded by the coding sequence ATGAAAAAAATAAAAAAAGAAGATAAAGTATTAATTTTATCGGGAAATCATAGAGGAATGGAAGGGGTAATTTTAAAAGTATTTTCAAAAAAAAATAAAGCTATTATACGTGGAATAAATATGGTTAAAAGACATACTAAACCGACTCCAAAGAAACCTAAAGGTGGGATTCTAGAAAAAGAAGCACCTATACATCTATCTAATTTAAAAAAAATTAAAATAGAGAAATAG
- the rplN gene encoding 50S ribosomal protein L14, with amino-acid sequence MLQQESRCKVSDNTGAKEALVIRVLGGTKKRYASLGDTIVVTVKVAASGGTTVKKGQVCKAVVIRTKNRTRRKDGSYISFDDNACVLINASGEIMGTRVFGPVARELREKEYMKIISLAQEVL; translated from the coding sequence ATGTTACAACAAGAATCTAGATGTAAAGTATCGGATAATACAGGAGCTAAGGAGGCTTTAGTTATTAGAGTTTTAGGGGGGACAAAAAAAAGATATGCTTCATTAGGTGATACTATAGTGGTAACTGTAAAGGTAGCTGCTTCTGGAGGAACCACGGTTAAAAAGGGACAAGTTTGTAAAGCTGTAGTAATCAGAACAAAAAATAGAACCAGAAGGAAAGATGGATCTTACATCAGTTTTGATGACAATGCTTGTGTATTAATTAATGCTTCTGGAGAGATAATGGGAACAAGAGTTTTTGGTCCAGTAGCAAGAGAACTCAGAGAAAAAGAATACATGAAAATTATTTCTTTGGCACAAGAAGTTTTATAA
- the rpsQ gene encoding 30S ribosomal protein S17, with amino-acid sequence MTKKNKYKKEIRSIRKQRQGIVISDKMDKTVVVYETKKVKHRYYGKSITKNKKYMVHDEKNISKNGDKISIMETRPMSKRKCWRIVSILEKSNNVTTRI; translated from the coding sequence ATGACAAAAAAAAATAAGTATAAAAAAGAAATCAGAAGTATTAGAAAACAAAGACAAGGAATAGTTATTAGTGATAAAATGGATAAAACTGTTGTGGTATATGAAACGAAAAAAGTAAAACATAGGTATTATGGAAAAAGTATTACAAAGAATAAAAAATACATGGTACATGATGAAAAGAATATCTCTAAAAATGGAGATAAAATAAGCATAATGGAAACGCGTCCGATGAGCAAGAGAAAGTGTTGGAGAATAGTTAGTATATTAGAAAAATCTAATAATGTTACAACAAGAATCTAG
- the rpmC gene encoding 50S ribosomal protein L29, whose translation MSGLNMKNLSIHDLIKLINETQRNYQNMKFNHNIKILKNPMIIRFIRKDIAKLKTEYNKKINDKKK comes from the coding sequence ATGAGTGGTTTAAATATGAAAAATTTATCTATTCATGATTTAATAAAACTAATTAATGAAACACAAAGAAATTATCAAAATATGAAATTCAATCATAATATTAAAATTCTTAAAAATCCTATGATTATTAGATTTATACGAAAAGATATTGCAAAATTAAAAACTGAGTATAACAAAAAAATCAATGACAAAAAAAAATAA
- the rplP gene encoding 50S ribosomal protein L16 produces MLQPKKTKYKKKQKGRIRGNAKKGIFLSRGLYGIKALEGAWITSRQLEAARIAATRYMKREGQLWINIFPDKPATKKPQEVRMGKGKGPVEFWVSVVKPGRILFEVNGVETNVAREALRLAAQKLPIKMKFIYSNEIKL; encoded by the coding sequence ATGTTACAACCAAAGAAAACAAAATATAAGAAAAAACAAAAAGGAAGAATTCGTGGAAATGCTAAAAAAGGTATTTTTCTTTCTAGAGGTTTATATGGAATTAAAGCTTTAGAAGGTGCTTGGATAACTTCTAGACAACTAGAAGCGGCAAGAATTGCTGCTACAAGATACATGAAAAGAGAAGGGCAATTGTGGATTAATATTTTTCCTGATAAACCTGCTACAAAAAAACCCCAAGAAGTACGTATGGGAAAGGGAAAGGGGCCTGTTGAATTTTGGGTATCTGTAGTTAAACCTGGTAGAATATTATTTGAAGTAAATGGAGTAGAAACAAATGTAGCTAGAGAAGCGTTAAGATTAGCGGCCCAAAAACTTCCTATAAAAATGAAATTTATTTATTCTAATGAAATAAAATTATGA
- the rpsC gene encoding 30S ribosomal protein S3, which yields MGQKTNPIVNRLGIITGWQSSWCKNYKDRIQEDFKVRRYIEARFPKGIVSRIFIERTLKFITITIRTSRPALVIGKRGDEVDTVRKELKKLTKKEVQINISEVKRPELDAPLVAKGLVRQLENRISYKKAIKLSILSAIRMNAQGIRIQISGRLNGSEMARCETYKEGRISLGTFRADVDYHMAVAHTVYGSIGIKVWIMKGEIYGKRELSPLLEIQKKQKGKKNYRKKNK from the coding sequence ATGGGACAAAAAACAAATCCAATTGTGAATCGTCTGGGAATTATAACAGGATGGCAATCTAGTTGGTGTAAGAATTATAAGGATAGAATACAAGAAGATTTTAAAGTAAGGAGATATATAGAAGCTAGATTTCCGAAAGGAATAGTTTCCCGTATTTTTATAGAAAGAACTTTAAAATTTATAACAATTACTATTAGAACATCAAGGCCTGCTCTTGTAATAGGAAAGAGAGGAGATGAAGTAGATACAGTAAGAAAAGAATTAAAAAAGCTTACTAAAAAAGAGGTTCAGATTAATATTTCAGAAGTAAAACGTCCTGAATTAGATGCTCCTTTAGTTGCTAAAGGTTTAGTTAGACAATTAGAAAATCGCATTTCTTATAAAAAAGCAATCAAATTATCTATTCTTTCTGCTATAAGGATGAATGCTCAAGGTATAAGAATCCAGATTTCTGGAAGATTAAATGGATCAGAAATGGCAAGGTGTGAAACCTACAAAGAAGGTAGAATTTCTCTTGGAACTTTTCGTGCTGATGTAGATTATCATATGGCTGTTGCTCATACTGTTTATGGAAGTATAGGAATTAAAGTGTGGATAATGAAAGGAGAAATATATGGAAAAAGAGAATTGTCTCCATTATTAGAAATTCAGAAAAAACAGAAAGGGAAAAAAAACTATAGGAAAAAAAATAAATAA
- a CDS encoding large ribosomal subunit protein uL22 produces the protein MKEETNIASASLNGVRTSPRKMRLIANLIRNKEIFQALDLLTYSKKRRISFIFKTLLLSLLSNWKKKNYQSYSEKIEFLYIKEIRINQGRTLKRLRPVPQGRGHRIRKRSSNIIVFLEKKKET, from the coding sequence ATGAAAGAAGAAACCAATATAGCTTCAGCTTCTTTAAATGGAGTTAGAACTTCTCCTAGAAAAATGAGGTTGATAGCAAACTTAATTCGAAATAAAGAAATATTTCAAGCTTTGGATTTGTTAACTTATAGCAAAAAAAGAAGAATTTCTTTTATTTTTAAAACACTTCTTCTTTCTTTATTATCTAACTGGAAAAAAAAGAATTATCAATCTTACTCTGAAAAAATAGAATTTTTATATATAAAAGAAATTAGAATTAATCAAGGTAGAACTTTAAAAAGATTACGTCCTGTTCCTCAAGGAAGAGGACATAGAATAAGAAAAAGATCAAGTAATATTATAGTTTTTCTAGAAAAAAAAAAAGAAACATAA
- the rpsS gene encoding 30S ribosomal protein S19 — MARSLKKGPYVSQQLYKKVLNNIKLDKKTIIKTWSRPSTILPDFVGQTFAVHNGKQFINVYVTENMIGHKLGEFSPTRTFRGHSGSKNKLKTKN, encoded by the coding sequence ATGGCAAGATCTTTAAAAAAGGGACCATATGTATCTCAACAATTATATAAAAAAGTATTAAATAATATTAAATTAGATAAAAAAACCATAATTAAAACTTGGTCTAGGCCTTCCACTATTTTACCTGATTTTGTAGGGCAAACTTTTGCTGTTCATAATGGAAAACAATTTATTAATGTATATGTTACAGAAAATATGATTGGACATAAACTCGGTGAGTTTTCTCCTACTCGTACTTTTAGAGGACATTCTGGATCTAAAAATAAATTGAAAACCAAAAATTAG
- the rplB gene encoding 50S ribosomal protein L2 has product MSIKKLKPITPGQRFRIMNCFDQLTNYSCEKTLVKGMRKSGGRNNMGRMTMRYFGGGHKKKYRIIDFKRKKFGIPAVIKSIEYDPNRSSFISLLHYEDGEKRYIVTMEGFKVGQKVVSGKNIPFNIGNSTFLSDIPLGTNISCIEIKPGQGAKIARSAGSFAQLFAKDEKYATIKLPSGEVRMIMNTCMATIGIVSNPDHQLETYGKAGKKRHIGKRPRTRGVAMNPVDHPMGGGEGKASGGIPRNRKGKPAKGFRTRSRKRYSNRYILQRRKK; this is encoded by the coding sequence ATGTCAATAAAAAAATTAAAACCTATAACACCTGGTCAACGCTTTAGAATTATGAATTGTTTTGATCAACTTACAAATTATAGTTGTGAAAAAACTTTAGTAAAAGGAATGCGAAAATCCGGAGGAAGAAATAATATGGGTCGTATGACGATGCGTTATTTTGGAGGGGGGCATAAAAAGAAATATAGAATAATAGATTTTAAAAGAAAAAAATTTGGTATTCCTGCTGTTATAAAATCTATAGAATATGATCCTAATCGTTCTTCTTTTATTTCTTTACTTCATTATGAGGATGGAGAAAAAAGGTATATTGTGACAATGGAAGGGTTTAAAGTGGGTCAAAAAGTTGTTTCTGGAAAAAATATACCTTTCAATATAGGAAATTCTACTTTTTTAAGTGATATCCCTTTAGGGACTAATATATCTTGTATAGAGATTAAGCCAGGGCAAGGGGCAAAAATAGCAAGAAGTGCTGGATCTTTTGCTCAATTGTTTGCAAAAGACGAAAAATATGCAACAATTAAGCTTCCTTCTGGAGAGGTTAGAATGATAATGAATACTTGTATGGCTACAATTGGTATTGTTTCTAATCCGGATCATCAATTGGAAACATATGGAAAAGCTGGAAAAAAAAGACATATAGGAAAAAGACCTAGAACACGAGGTGTAGCTATGAATCCTGTAGATCATCCAATGGGAGGAGGAGAAGGGAAAGCTTCTGGAGGAATACCCAGAAATAGAAAAGGAAAACCTGCTAAAGGATTTAGAACTCGTTCTAGAAAACGATATTCTAATAGATATATTTTGCAAAGAAGAAAAAAATAA
- a CDS encoding 50S ribosomal protein L23 yields MFLIKPFITDKSYKGEKYNFYTFSVNRNYNKIQIKKEIEKLFGFSVKNIRTMIYPRKDKSKYTKKGFIYGKTNKIKKIIVQFYENQKIDIFNKKEI; encoded by the coding sequence ATGTTTTTAATAAAACCTTTTATCACAGATAAGTCTTATAAAGGAGAAAAATATAATTTTTATACTTTTTCTGTGAACAGAAATTATAATAAGATTCAAATTAAAAAAGAGATAGAAAAATTATTTGGATTTTCTGTAAAAAATATTAGAACAATGATTTACCCCAGAAAGGATAAATCTAAGTATACTAAAAAAGGATTCATTTATGGAAAAACTAATAAAATAAAAAAAATTATTGTTCAATTTTACGAAAATCAAAAAATTGATATTTTCAATAAAAAAGAAATTTAA
- the rplD gene encoding 50S ribosomal protein L4 yields the protein MELKILDEKGNCTNKKIEFNDNIFLKKSYNHPLHLEIKRFLSAQRQGTHKSKERGELSGSTKKLHRQKGTGGSRKGDIKNPIFRGGGRVFGPKPRKYFIKINKHTKNIVRKFLIEQKLVHHKVMILEDFKLNVPKTKFILNLLKSLRLENKKSLMVIGETNTNLYLSSRNLRNFKLLSVNELDCFSLINFPYIIFSENSIHRIYQFLSI from the coding sequence ATGGAATTAAAAATTTTAGATGAAAAAGGAAATTGTACTAATAAAAAAATAGAATTTAACGATAATATTTTTTTAAAAAAATCCTATAATCATCCTTTACATTTAGAAATCAAAAGATTTCTATCAGCTCAACGTCAAGGAACACATAAGTCTAAAGAAAGAGGAGAATTGTCGGGAAGTACTAAAAAATTGCATCGACAAAAAGGGACTGGAGGTTCTAGAAAAGGAGATATAAAAAATCCTATTTTCAGAGGGGGGGGGAGAGTTTTTGGGCCTAAACCCAGAAAATACTTTATAAAAATCAATAAACATACTAAAAATATAGTCAGAAAATTTCTTATAGAACAAAAATTAGTACATCATAAAGTTATGATTCTTGAAGATTTCAAATTAAATGTTCCAAAAACAAAATTTATTTTAAATTTATTGAAATCTTTACGATTAGAAAATAAAAAATCATTAATGGTAATTGGAGAAACAAATACAAATTTGTATTTGTCTTCTAGAAATTTAAGAAATTTTAAATTATTAAGTGTAAACGAATTAGATTGTTTTTCACTGATAAATTTTCCATATATTATCTTTTCTGAAAATTCTATTCATAGAATTTATCAATTTTTATCGATATAA
- the rplC gene encoding 50S ribosomal protein L3: MIGLIGKNIGMTNIFLVNGENVPCTVIKVNPCCIVQIKKKENDGYSSIQLGVDDKNIGRTNKSLFGHFKKAGLSPKKKLLEFKMNKVSDFILGNSITIDIFKEGELVNVKGISKGKGFQGVVKRHNFSGVGERTHGQHNRLRAPGSIGAGSDPSRVFKGKKMAGKMGKKSVTIKNLKILKIDPGHNILILKGSVPGNKNSYLMIQKKEWN; this comes from the coding sequence ATGATTGGATTAATAGGTAAAAATATAGGAATGACTAACATATTTCTAGTAAATGGGGAAAATGTTCCATGTACGGTTATAAAAGTGAACCCTTGTTGTATTGTTCAGATAAAAAAAAAAGAAAATGATGGTTATTCTTCGATTCAATTGGGGGTAGATGATAAAAATATTGGAAGAACTAATAAATCTTTATTTGGTCATTTTAAAAAAGCAGGATTATCTCCTAAAAAAAAATTATTGGAATTTAAAATGAATAAAGTCTCTGATTTTATTTTGGGAAATTCAATTACGATTGATATTTTTAAAGAAGGAGAATTGGTGAATGTAAAAGGAATTTCTAAAGGAAAAGGATTCCAAGGTGTAGTCAAAAGGCATAATTTTTCAGGAGTGGGAGAAAGAACACATGGGCAACACAATCGTTTAAGAGCTCCAGGATCAATAGGGGCTGGATCTGATCCCTCACGTGTCTTCAAAGGAAAAAAAATGGCTGGAAAAATGGGAAAAAAAAGCGTAACTATAAAAAATTTAAAAATATTGAAAATAGATCCTGGTCATAATATCCTAATTTTAAAAGGTTCTGTTCCAGGAAATAAAAATTCATACTTAATGATTCAAAAAAAAGAATGGAATTAA
- the rpsJ gene encoding 30S ribosomal protein S10, with protein MGHNIKIKLKSYDYNLLDKSAERIVNSVLPTGVVLNGPVPLPTEKKIFTVLRSPHANKKSREQFFLPTHKRLLQIHNASSKTVDALMKLELPSGVEAEIKV; from the coding sequence ATGGGTCATAATATAAAAATTAAATTGAAATCTTATGATTACAATTTGTTAGATAAATCAGCCGAAAGAATTGTAAATTCTGTCCTTCCTACAGGAGTTGTATTAAATGGACCGGTTCCTTTACCTACTGAAAAAAAAATATTTACGGTATTACGTTCTCCTCATGCAAATAAAAAATCGAGAGAACAATTTTTTCTTCCCACTCATAAAAGACTTCTGCAAATTCATAACGCTTCATCTAAAACAGTAGATGCATTAATGAAACTGGAATTACCCAGTGGAGTGGAAGCAGAAATAAAAGTATAA
- the fusA gene encoding elongation factor G, which yields MAKDLKYTRNIGIAAHIDAGKTTTTERILFYTGINHKIGEVHDGAATMDWMQQEQERGITITSAATCCEWMYNKEKYQINIIDTPGHVDFTVEVERSMRVLDGMVVLFSAVDGVEPQSETVWRQADKYSIPRIAFVNKMDRQGSDFFNVCSQIRKNLGSHPVPLQIPIGIGDNFRGVIDLIANQAIIWDEKNYGMTYQRVPIPDDMKNLVYDYQNQLLETLSEHDDRIMEKFLYGDENYSSISQEEIIFSLRENTIKMKVIPILCGSSFKNKGVQSILDAICRYLPSPLDVKDVIGINPINKKKEKRKPNENEPFSALAFKIASDPFVGRLAFFRVYSGKIESGSYSFNARSGNKERISRIYQMHANKQNPVNKIGAGDIAAVVGFKDIKTGDTLCDEKYPILLEQILFPEPVIGLAIEPKYKSDIDKMSLALSKLMEEDPTFQVRTDNYTGQTIISGMGELHLEIIVDRMKREFKVEVNQGKPQVEYKEALTDLVEHREIYKKQTGGRGKYADILFRLEPGNIGKSGLVFINKIKGGNIPKEYIPSIEKGFREMMKNGPLSGYEIDSAKVTILDGSYHSVDSDQLSFELAGKLGFREAAKKAKPVLLEPIMKLEVLIPEENMGDVIGDLNRRRGIVQNMNSKNNIKVIQALVPLSEMFGYVTVLRTLSSGRGTSVMEFSHYDTVPENIIENIIIENKSRNKNNSRKN from the coding sequence ATGGCAAAAGATTTAAAATATACGAGAAATATAGGAATAGCGGCGCATATTGATGCAGGAAAAACTACTACTACGGAAAGAATTTTGTTTTATACAGGTATAAATCACAAAATAGGAGAAGTTCATGATGGGGCTGCAACTATGGATTGGATGCAGCAAGAACAAGAACGTGGAATAACTATAACTTCTGCAGCAACATGTTGTGAATGGATGTATAATAAAGAAAAATATCAGATTAATATTATAGATACCCCAGGACATGTAGATTTTACTGTAGAAGTAGAGAGATCTATGAGAGTATTGGATGGAATGGTTGTTTTATTTAGTGCAGTAGACGGTGTCGAACCTCAATCAGAAACTGTATGGAGACAAGCTGATAAATATTCTATTCCTAGGATAGCTTTTGTAAATAAAATGGATCGTCAAGGATCCGATTTTTTTAATGTTTGTTCTCAAATTCGTAAAAATTTAGGATCTCATCCAGTTCCTTTGCAAATACCTATTGGTATTGGAGATAATTTTAGAGGGGTCATAGATTTGATAGCTAATCAAGCTATTATATGGGACGAAAAAAATTATGGAATGACATATCAGAGAGTTCCTATTCCAGATGATATGAAAAATTTGGTTTATGATTATCAAAATCAACTTCTTGAAACGTTATCTGAACATGATGATAGAATCATGGAAAAATTTTTGTATGGAGACGAAAATTACTCTTCTATATCACAAGAGGAAATTATTTTTTCCCTGCGGGAAAATACCATAAAAATGAAAGTAATTCCTATTTTATGTGGCTCTTCTTTCAAGAATAAAGGAGTTCAATCTATATTAGATGCCATATGTAGGTATTTACCTTCTCCTCTTGATGTTAAGGATGTTATTGGAATTAATCCGATTAATAAAAAAAAAGAAAAAAGAAAACCTAATGAAAATGAACCTTTTTCTGCTTTGGCTTTTAAAATTGCAAGTGATCCTTTTGTTGGTAGATTGGCTTTTTTCAGAGTTTATTCTGGAAAAATAGAATCTGGGTCTTATAGTTTTAATGCTAGATCAGGAAATAAGGAACGTATTTCTAGAATATACCAAATGCATGCAAATAAACAAAATCCAGTGAACAAAATTGGAGCTGGAGATATAGCAGCTGTAGTCGGATTTAAAGATATTAAAACAGGTGATACTTTATGTGATGAAAAATATCCAATTTTATTGGAACAAATATTATTTCCAGAACCAGTAATTGGTTTGGCTATTGAGCCTAAATATAAGTCTGATATAGATAAAATGAGTTTAGCTTTATCAAAGCTAATGGAAGAAGATCCTACCTTTCAAGTAAGAACAGACAACTATACAGGTCAAACTATCATTTCTGGAATGGGGGAACTTCATTTAGAAATAATTGTAGATAGAATGAAGCGAGAATTTAAAGTAGAAGTGAATCAGGGAAAACCTCAAGTAGAATACAAAGAAGCTTTAACGGATTTAGTAGAACATAGAGAAATTTATAAAAAACAGACAGGAGGTAGAGGTAAATATGCAGATATATTGTTTAGATTAGAACCGGGGAATATAGGAAAATCCGGTTTAGTTTTCATTAATAAAATAAAAGGAGGAAATATACCTAAAGAATATATTCCTTCTATAGAAAAAGGATTTAGAGAGATGATGAAAAATGGACCTTTATCTGGATATGAAATAGATAGCGCTAAAGTTACTATCTTAGATGGATCTTACCATTCCGTTGATTCTGATCAACTATCTTTTGAATTAGCAGGAAAATTAGGATTTAGAGAAGCGGCTAAAAAAGCTAAACCCGTTTTATTAGAACCAATTATGAAATTAGAAGTTTTGATTCCAGAAGAAAATATGGGAGATGTAATAGGGGATTTAAATCGGAGAAGAGGAATTGTACAAAACATGAATAGTAAAAATAATATAAAAGTAATTCAAGCTTTAGTCCCACTATCTGAGATGTTTGGGTATGTAACTGTGTTACGAACGCTTTCTTCTGGTAGAGGGACTTCTGTTATGGAATTTTCTCATTATGATACAGTTCCTGAAAATATAATAGAAAATATAATTATAGAAAACAAAAGCAGAAATAAAAATAATAGTAGAAAAAACTGA
- the rpsG gene encoding 30S ribosomal protein S7, with amino-acid sequence MRKVKKKEKVYFPDPKFNDPLVTRFVNHIMKNGKKNIAYNIFYNAMNKIDIIKEKEEKSALEIWKEGLKNVTPHVEVISRRMGGSNIQVPAPISSNSKITKAMKLLISCASIRTEKTMANKLAYEIWDAFQEQGEAVKRKENIHKMAEANKAFSHFRF; translated from the coding sequence ATGAGAAAAGTTAAAAAAAAAGAAAAGGTATATTTTCCGGATCCTAAATTTAATGATCCTCTGGTAACACGTTTTGTGAATCATATAATGAAAAATGGAAAAAAAAATATAGCTTATAATATATTTTATAATGCCATGAATAAAATCGACATTATTAAAGAAAAAGAGGAAAAATCTGCATTAGAAATATGGAAAGAAGGATTAAAAAATGTGACGCCTCATGTAGAAGTTATAAGTCGTCGTATGGGGGGATCTAACATTCAAGTCCCTGCTCCTATTTCTTCTAACAGTAAAATAACAAAAGCAATGAAATTGTTAATATCTTGTGCTTCTATTAGGACGGAGAAAACGATGGCAAATAAATTGGCATATGAAATATGGGATGCTTTTCAAGAGCAAGGTGAAGCAGTAAAAAGAAAAGAAAATATTCATAAAATGGCCGAAGCAAATAAAGCCTTTTCGCATTTTAGATTTTAA